The following are from one region of the Microbacterium sp. BK668 genome:
- a CDS encoding glucose-1-phosphate adenylyltransferase → MPAAPKVFGIILAGGEGKRLMPLTADRAKPAVPFGGQYRLIDFAISNLINSGLRQIVVLTQYKSHSLDRHISQTWRMSALLDSYVASVPAQQRLGKRWFSGSADAILQSLNLINDEKPDIVVVIGADHVYRMDFRQMLAAHIESGAQATVAGIRQPIGLANQFGVIDVAQDDGVRINQFLEKPQNPTGLVDSPHEVLASMGNYIFDADALIDAVEADGELPTSNHDMGGDIVPYFVGRGEAGVYDMNRNDVPGSTDRDRYYWRDVGTIESFFDAHQDLISTLPIFNLYNMQWPIHSQTVNSPPAKFVRDSVGRMGNAIDSVVSLGSVLSGTHLERSVVGPWTLSGGGATITDSVLFDHVQVGAGARVHRAILDKNVILADGATVGVDRERDLSRGFTVTDSGITVVGKGVFIDR, encoded by the coding sequence ATGCCAGCAGCCCCGAAGGTGTTCGGAATCATCCTCGCCGGTGGCGAGGGGAAGCGATTGATGCCCCTGACGGCTGACCGGGCGAAACCCGCTGTGCCGTTCGGCGGGCAGTACCGCCTCATCGACTTCGCGATCTCGAACCTCATCAACTCCGGCCTGCGCCAGATCGTCGTCCTGACGCAGTACAAGTCGCACAGCCTCGACCGCCACATCTCGCAGACGTGGCGCATGTCGGCGCTGCTCGACTCCTACGTCGCGTCGGTGCCCGCGCAGCAGCGTCTGGGCAAGCGGTGGTTCTCGGGCTCGGCCGACGCGATCCTGCAGAGTCTCAACCTCATCAACGACGAGAAGCCCGACATCGTCGTGGTGATCGGCGCGGACCACGTCTACCGCATGGACTTCCGCCAGATGCTCGCGGCGCACATCGAGTCCGGCGCGCAGGCGACGGTCGCCGGCATCCGTCAGCCGATCGGGCTCGCCAACCAGTTCGGCGTCATCGACGTCGCACAGGACGACGGCGTCCGCATCAACCAGTTCCTCGAGAAGCCGCAGAACCCCACCGGCCTGGTCGACTCGCCCCACGAGGTGCTCGCCTCGATGGGCAACTACATCTTCGATGCGGACGCGCTCATCGACGCCGTCGAGGCCGACGGCGAGCTGCCCACGTCCAACCACGACATGGGCGGCGACATCGTGCCCTACTTCGTCGGTCGCGGCGAGGCCGGCGTCTACGACATGAACCGCAACGACGTGCCGGGCTCGACCGACCGCGACCGGTACTACTGGCGCGACGTGGGAACCATCGAGTCGTTCTTCGACGCTCACCAGGACCTCATCTCGACCCTGCCGATCTTCAACCTGTACAACATGCAGTGGCCTATCCATTCGCAGACGGTCAACTCGCCGCCGGCGAAGTTCGTGCGCGACTCCGTCGGCCGTATGGGCAACGCGATCGATTCCGTCGTGTCGCTCGGATCCGTGCTGTCGGGAACCCACCTCGAGCGCAGCGTCGTCGGACCGTGGACGCTGTCGGGAGGCGGCGCGACGATCACCGACTCGGTGCTCTTCGACCACGTCCAGGTCGGTGCCGGTGCCCGCGTGCACCGGGCGATCCTGGACAAGAACGTCATCCTCGCCGACGGCGCCACCGTCGGCGTCGATCGGGAGCGCGACCTGTCGCGCGGGTTCACCGTCACCGACAGCGGCATCACGGTGGTCGGCAAGGGCGTCTTCATCGACCGCTGA
- a CDS encoding alpha/beta hydrolase, with protein MDIILVPGLWLDASSWDGVAPALEAAGHRVHPLTMPGVGGPAAETAEIGIGDWVDAVAERIDRIGGPVVLVGHSGGGNVVWGAAGARPDRVARVILLDTIVPNDGGSIWEFPIVDGVVPFPGWDSFEEEEVGDLDDQTRADASARVKSVPARIPTDPVSLGDERRRSVPVTMLTGTMPASQVRGVLADPPAWATELAAIEDLEVVDLHSGHWPQFSKPDEVAAAILTAVGR; from the coding sequence ATGGACATCATTCTGGTTCCCGGACTCTGGCTCGACGCATCCTCGTGGGACGGCGTCGCCCCCGCCCTCGAAGCCGCGGGCCACCGCGTGCATCCGCTCACGATGCCGGGCGTCGGCGGCCCCGCAGCGGAGACGGCGGAGATCGGGATCGGCGACTGGGTCGACGCGGTGGCGGAGCGCATCGACCGCATCGGCGGGCCGGTCGTCCTCGTCGGGCACTCCGGCGGCGGCAACGTCGTGTGGGGCGCGGCCGGCGCCCGCCCCGACCGCGTGGCCCGCGTCATCCTCCTCGACACGATCGTGCCGAATGACGGCGGATCGATCTGGGAGTTCCCGATCGTCGACGGCGTCGTGCCCTTCCCGGGCTGGGACTCCTTCGAGGAGGAGGAGGTCGGCGATCTCGACGATCAGACGAGGGCGGATGCCTCGGCCCGTGTGAAGTCGGTGCCGGCGCGCATCCCGACCGACCCCGTCAGCCTCGGCGACGAGAGACGCCGCAGCGTTCCCGTGACGATGCTGACCGGCACGATGCCCGCATCGCAGGTGCGCGGGGTCCTCGCCGACCCGCCGGCCTGGGCAACCGAGCTCGCCGCTATCGAGGATCTCGAGGTGGTCGATCTGCACTCCGGGCACTGGCCGCAGTTCTCGAAGCCGGACGAGGTCGCGGCCGCGATCCTCACGGCGGTCGGCCGCTGA
- the serB gene encoding phosphoserine phosphatase SerB, with amino-acid sequence MPRPAATVEGVPATSARFLVVLDADSTLIRNEVIELIADEAGRGAEVAAATEAAMRGEVDFAASLRSRVEALRGVPVSAFAHVLSRIEPTPGVRELIEAVHRRGGRVGVVSGGFHEILDTVAPELGADVWRANRLAVVDDRLSGQVDGEIVDAEGKAVALSGWAHESGVALSRTIAIGDGANDLRMMAVAGLGIAFNAKPAVRGRADVVVEPVDLREVIPLLP; translated from the coding sequence ATGCCGCGGCCCGCCGCTACGGTGGAAGGCGTGCCCGCGACATCCGCCCGCTTCCTCGTCGTGCTCGACGCCGACTCGACCCTCATCCGCAACGAGGTCATCGAGCTGATCGCCGACGAGGCGGGTCGCGGCGCGGAGGTCGCGGCGGCCACCGAGGCGGCGATGCGCGGGGAGGTGGACTTCGCCGCCAGCCTGCGCTCGCGTGTCGAGGCGCTGCGCGGAGTGCCGGTGTCGGCCTTCGCGCACGTGCTGTCGCGCATCGAGCCCACCCCGGGAGTCCGCGAGCTCATCGAGGCGGTCCACCGGCGCGGCGGCCGGGTCGGCGTCGTCTCGGGGGGCTTCCACGAGATCCTCGACACGGTCGCGCCCGAGCTGGGCGCCGATGTATGGCGGGCCAACCGGCTCGCCGTCGTCGACGACCGCCTCTCGGGGCAGGTGGACGGAGAGATCGTGGACGCCGAGGGCAAGGCCGTCGCGCTGAGCGGCTGGGCGCACGAGAGCGGCGTCGCCCTCTCGCGCACGATCGCGATCGGCGACGGGGCCAACGACCTGCGGATGATGGCCGTCGCCGGCCTCGGCATCGCCTTCAACGCCAAGCCGGCGGTGCGCGGGCGGGCGGACGTGGTCGTGGAACCGGTCGACCTGCGCGAGGTGATCCCCCTCCTCCCCTGA
- the fabG gene encoding 3-oxoacyl-ACP reductase FabG, which translates to MSTDRVVLVTGGNRGIGRAIAERFVAEGYKVAVTARSGEGPEGTLTVRADVTDAAAVDAAFTEVEATLGPVGIVVANAGVTKDTLLLRMTEDDFDSVVGTNLGGAFRVVKRASKGMLRAKWGRVILISSVVGLYGSPGQINYASSKAGLVGFARSLTRELGGRGITANVVAPGFIETDMTAALPDETQAEYKSNIPVGRFATPAEVAGVVAWLASDDAAYISGAVIPVDGGLGMGH; encoded by the coding sequence ATGTCCACTGATCGCGTCGTCCTCGTCACCGGCGGCAACCGCGGCATCGGCCGCGCCATCGCCGAGCGCTTCGTCGCGGAGGGGTACAAGGTCGCCGTGACCGCGCGGTCGGGCGAGGGTCCCGAGGGCACGCTCACCGTGCGCGCGGACGTGACGGATGCCGCGGCCGTCGATGCGGCATTCACCGAGGTGGAGGCCACCCTCGGCCCGGTCGGCATCGTCGTGGCCAACGCCGGCGTCACGAAGGACACTCTGCTCCTGCGCATGACCGAGGACGACTTCGACTCCGTCGTGGGCACCAACCTCGGCGGGGCGTTCCGCGTCGTCAAGCGCGCGTCGAAGGGGATGCTCCGCGCGAAGTGGGGCCGCGTCATCCTCATCTCCAGCGTCGTGGGGCTCTACGGCTCGCCCGGTCAGATCAACTACGCGTCGTCGAAGGCGGGGCTGGTCGGCTTCGCGCGCTCGCTCACGAGGGAGCTCGGCGGCCGTGGCATCACCGCGAACGTCGTCGCGCCGGGCTTCATCGAGACCGACATGACGGCGGCGCTGCCCGACGAGACGCAGGCCGAGTACAAGAGCAACATCCCGGTGGGCCGCTTCGCGACGCCCGCCGAGGTCGCCGGGGTCGTCGCCTGGCTCGCGTCGGACGATGCGGCCTACATCTCGGGCGCCGTGATCCCGGTCGACGGCGGCCTCGGCATGGGGCACTGA
- a CDS encoding DUF3099 domain-containing protein: protein MKNSGGPQSATSLPRAPRDAVGARSTRYLITMGIRVACFILMVVVTPYSWYTWIFAAGAVFLPYIAVVGANVGEDTRSPAIEAPERALPSAPTAAAPPAEGPRIIRLEEQRPLAPTERDAGARHPSAPADPDAERGSSA, encoded by the coding sequence GTGAAGAACTCCGGCGGACCCCAGTCCGCGACGTCGCTTCCGCGGGCGCCGCGTGATGCGGTGGGCGCGCGTTCGACACGGTATCTGATCACGATGGGGATCCGCGTGGCGTGCTTCATCCTCATGGTGGTGGTCACCCCGTACAGCTGGTACACGTGGATCTTCGCCGCGGGCGCCGTCTTCCTCCCGTACATCGCGGTGGTGGGCGCCAACGTCGGGGAGGACACCAGGAGCCCGGCGATCGAAGCGCCGGAGCGTGCGCTGCCTTCGGCTCCCACGGCCGCCGCGCCGCCGGCGGAGGGGCCCCGGATCATCCGGCTCGAGGAGCAGCGCCCGCTCGCCCCTACCGAGCGCGACGCCGGGGCGCGGCATCCGTCCGCTCCGGCGGATCCGGACGCGGAGCGAGGCAGCTCGGCATGA
- a CDS encoding SURF1 family protein: MSARASRKDAPAAVRWTVYVAVAVVFAIACAFLSNWQFARNAQRSEQLALVAANYDADPVPLADVIPAGGALQPGDEWTPVTLTGTYLTDEELLVRNRAHGGSAAYEVLVPFRTDDGRVVLVDRGWVPPGEQQNEPDVVPAAPQGETTVVVRLRPGEPLPASGRTAPAGQLPTIHLPTVAGLLGAATADALEQSAYGVMASEDPAPATRPQAIDAPSDDPGPHLSYAVQWILFAIMGFIFIGYVIRTERAHRREEAEAARTGRAPARAKRRRDADADAEDALIDTAGR; encoded by the coding sequence GTGAGCGCTCGCGCGTCGAGGAAGGATGCCCCTGCCGCCGTCCGCTGGACGGTGTACGTGGCGGTGGCCGTCGTGTTCGCGATCGCGTGCGCCTTCCTGTCCAACTGGCAGTTCGCGCGCAACGCGCAGCGCTCGGAGCAGCTCGCGCTCGTCGCCGCCAACTACGACGCCGACCCGGTCCCCCTGGCCGACGTCATCCCGGCAGGTGGTGCTCTGCAGCCGGGCGACGAGTGGACGCCCGTGACGCTCACGGGCACCTATCTCACCGACGAGGAGCTGCTCGTGCGCAACCGCGCCCACGGCGGATCGGCCGCGTACGAGGTGCTGGTGCCCTTCCGTACGGACGACGGGCGCGTCGTGCTCGTCGACCGCGGATGGGTGCCGCCGGGCGAGCAGCAGAACGAACCCGACGTCGTTCCGGCGGCGCCGCAGGGCGAGACGACCGTCGTCGTCCGGCTGCGGCCCGGCGAGCCCCTTCCGGCCTCGGGGCGCACCGCCCCCGCGGGCCAGCTGCCGACGATCCACCTCCCCACCGTCGCCGGGCTCCTCGGAGCCGCGACGGCAGACGCGCTCGAGCAGAGCGCCTACGGCGTGATGGCGTCCGAAGACCCGGCGCCGGCCACGCGCCCGCAGGCGATCGACGCGCCGTCGGACGATCCCGGCCCGCACCTCTCCTACGCCGTGCAGTGGATCCTCTTCGCCATCATGGGATTCATCTTCATCGGCTACGTCATCCGGACCGAGCGCGCGCACCGGCGCGAGGAAGCCGAAGCGGCACGGACAGGTCGTGCCCCGGCGCGCGCCAAGAGACGGCGGGATGCCGATGCCGACGCCGAGGACGCGCTTATCGACACGGCGGGCCGCTGA
- a CDS encoding DUF4190 domain-containing protein yields the protein MSDARSDGARDDGASSRADDQPTTPLDPAPPAPPAYGQQPQPRYGEPGYGQQQPPAYGQQQPPAYGAQPPAYGQQPAAYGQQQPPAYGQYGAPSGYGQQPPYGQSSAAYAPPQYTPAPAYGSYSAAKTNGLAIVSLISSLVGIFIIPFIGSIVGVITGHMALGQIKRTGENGRGMALAGTIVGYVGIAFAILGIILFFVWVSWFTANAGNFQTS from the coding sequence ATGAGCGATGCACGCAGCGACGGGGCACGCGACGACGGGGCTTCGTCGCGTGCGGACGACCAGCCGACCACTCCTCTGGACCCCGCTCCCCCCGCTCCCCCCGCATACGGCCAGCAGCCGCAGCCTCGGTACGGGGAGCCCGGCTACGGACAGCAGCAGCCACCGGCCTACGGACAGCAGCAGCCACCGGCCTACGGCGCGCAGCCCCCAGCCTACGGACAGCAGCCAGCGGCCTACGGACAGCAGCAGCCTCCCGCGTACGGACAGTACGGCGCCCCATCCGGCTACGGGCAGCAGCCTCCCTACGGCCAGAGCTCGGCTGCATACGCGCCGCCGCAGTACACGCCGGCGCCCGCATACGGCTCCTACTCCGCCGCCAAGACCAACGGCCTTGCGATCGTCTCGCTGATCTCGTCGCTCGTCGGGATCTTCATCATCCCGTTCATCGGCTCGATCGTGGGCGTCATCACCGGCCACATGGCGCTCGGGCAGATCAAGCGCACGGGCGAGAACGGCCGGGGCATGGCCCTCGCTGGAACGATCGTCGGCTATGTCGGCATCGCCTTCGCGATCCTCGGGATCATCCTGTTCTTCGTGTGGGTCAGCTGGTTCACCGCGAACGCCGGCAACTTCCAGACGTCGTAG